From one Rattus norvegicus strain BN/NHsdMcwi chromosome 7, GRCr8, whole genome shotgun sequence genomic stretch:
- the Aard gene encoding alanine and arginine-rich domain-containing protein yields the protein MGLGDYSHCRQRMSRGLYGVSGRATLWSPAFHPVHRMPCGTWRIEAPEHVRASSPVLEHLRRQLERAFQRAAARGRARRAREAVAAVAAAAAAAREERSRARMECALARLRAELLELRFQNHQLARTLLDLNMKMQQLKKRQDQERASKPQSPQDEEMNPECGNA from the exons ATGGGTTTGGGTGACTACAGCCACTGCAGACAGAGAATGTCCCGGGGACTCTACGGAGTCTCTGGAAGGGCTACGCTGTGGTCCCCAGCTTTCCACCCGGTGCACCGCATGCCTTGCGGCACTTGGCGCATCGAGGCACCAGAGCATGTCCGGGCGTCCAGCCCGGTGCTGGAGCACCTCCGGAGACAGCTGGAGCGCGCCTTCCAGCGGGCGGCGGCACGCGGGCGCGCCAGGCGCGCGCGGGAGGCTGTGGCGGCAGTGGCGGCGGCCGCGGCGGCAGCACGGGAGGAGCGGAGCCGGGCGCGCATGGAGTGCGCCCTGGCCCGGCTGCGCGCGGAGCTG ctGGAACTGCGTTTCCAGAACCACCAGCTGGCCCGAACTTTACTGGATTTAAACATGAAAATGCAGCAGCTGAAGAAGAGACAGGACCAGGAGCGTGCTTCCAAACCCCAGAGCCCGCAAGACGAGGAGATGAATCCCGAGTGCGGAAACGCATAG